The window atgaatacttttattcagcaaggatgcattaaatcaatcaaaagtggcagtaaagacatttataatgttacaaaagattagatttcagataaacactgttcttttgaactttctattcattaaataatcctgaaaaaaaatattgtacacaaatattttgtacaattgtacacattaaatgtttattgagcagcagatcagcatattagaatgatttctgaaggatcatgtgacactgaagactggagtaatgatgctgaaaattcagctttgccatcacaggaataaattactttgtcaaatatatttaaatagtacacagttattttaaattgtaataatatttcacaatattactgttttttactgtatttttaattaaataaatgtagccttggtgagcagacgaaacttcttttaaaaacattaaaaatcttagtggttccaaacttttggactgtactgtatccAGTTTTCAATAACATGACTGGGTCTGTTTGTTTTACTACAGGGAGGAGCCATTTCCATTCTGACCGCATGCGAGAGGCCGCAGGATTTTGCAGGTGTGGTTCTCATTGCCCCCATGGTTCAAATGAACGCTGAATCTGCCACACCCTTCAAGGTAAAAAGTCACTGAACACATCATAGTGACAGCAAATTCTTCTTTTTGCCTTTAAACATGAGGCTGTAAATTAGATCTGCTGCCCCCTGCAGTCAAACTGTTAAAAGCAATCAAATAACAATAGCTTTCAAATGTCAGCTGTCAAATAACAGCAGTAAAGCTCAGTGTTTTCATCTATTCAATCAATCTCTGCCTCTCTGTATTTGCATTTAATTCAAGTTTTTAGTGCATGTATGAAATTAGTTCTCATCACATTTAAACTACGAATATGTTCCAGTTGCATGTAACAAACAGAAATAATAGCCTTTGTCTTCATTTTGAAGAGTATGTATTGTTTTAtcatataatattttatgaGTGGATTAGGTGTCCACATACCTTTTTGGGCCACGGTATGTTTATTCAATATGAAGTGaacattgtcatttttattagctgTTTCATTTGTAAATCTAAGAATGTTTCTATgaagtattttaaatatgtaaatatttaactctatattataaatatgtataaatactataaatatgtaaatatttaagtCTGATGCAACAGAAATGTTACTACTGCTTTTAGATATTCAGATTTCTAAAGTAAATCGAAAATATCTGTGGTTTCTTGGATTTTTTGCAGGTTTTCCTGGCAAAAATTCTAAGCCGTTTGACTCCCAAACTCACTCTTGGCTCAATTGATTCAAAATGGGTCTCGCGGGATCCCAAACAGGTACAGGAATGTATGCGAAAGGTCTTCTGTAGAAGTGCATATGTGTGTAAATTTCACACTGAGAGTTAGTGTTTGAATAGACAATCTGCCAAtgttgttatgttatgttagcttCTGAAGCATTATTTACACAGTAAACCTACTCTTTCTGAGTGGGGCACATGCACAGTGATGATAGCATATGAACATAATTTTCTTCATAGCTTGGCTCTGGAATACTGTTACgctgacaaaaacatttattcagcCATAGTAGACAACATAAACATCTTACAGTCCAATTAATGTCATTTGAATTGTTCAAGAATTTGTTTTGTATGGTTTATTGTCAGTGTtgtggaaagttacttttaaaagtaaagcattacaatattgcgctactccctaaaaaagtaactaattgcgttagttactttttatgaaaagtaactttttctcacctgggctgggcttgcttgtttgttttttaataacaacaaatatatatatatttttggcaaatgttaaggcgcttttacaccaaaagtgaaatgaatgatctgtacagtagagggcgcagctcaaacaaacctttcaacTGTGCTGCTGTTCTAGATTAAAGAacaataggatacaggagaaggaagttcaacactctttaTTTCTCTTATTTcttaaatctaatctaaagtatttttttttttttttgtgcttattATTGCTTATattggttgaattagatcattgaaggttagcagcaaagacattggttaataaagtgagattaaatacataaagtacatgtgtaatttaatatagttcattattacaggtttgcatagaATTCTCAGATtacatttcacagtttttattcattttgaggaatactgaatgttttcgtgaaACTGAGATGAGTAATTGCATGTCCGtgtttagtctagaactacaataaccgtcatgtttacacagcgcacacaacttctctgcactttatttctttcaacatgaacaggacaggagagctgtcaattaataaatgtaaaaaagtaacttgcgttacttatttgaaaaagtaacttcgatattttgttgtaaattgaaaaagtaatacgttactttactagttacttcaggggtgtccagactcagtcctggagggccactgtcctccaggactgagtttggaaACCTCtgagttacttgaaaaagtaatctgattacataactcaagttacttgtaatgcattagcGCCAATACTGTTTATTGTTCCCTGTTTATTGAGTATAATCTTAAGCAACGAGTTACTGCTATTAAGATCATATTTTTAATCCTACATCATCTTTACCTGTCCCTTAGGTGGAGGCATATGACACAGATGAGCTAAATTATCACGGAGGGCTGCGCATCTCGTTCGGAATGCAGCTAATGGATGCAGCGGCTCGCATTGAGAGAGAATTACCCAACATCACGTGGCCCTTCTTACTTCTTCATGGTGATGCCGACAAGCTTTGTGACATCAGAGGCTCCCATCTAATGTATAACGAGGTCAAGAGCACTGATAAAAAACTGAAGGTGAATCAAACCTTGGccaaataaaaattcaaaagtTAACATTCTGTCGTCATTTGCTTTGCCTTGTGCATTCTAACTCACAAATTTGTGTGTTTCTATGATGAACAGGTATATGAAGATGCCTACCATGCCCTGCATCATGACTTACCTGAGATAGCTGAGTCTGTCTTAAAGGACGTGAAAACCTGGATCCTGGAGAGACTCCCCACCTCTGATGGGTCTTAGCTGTCAATCACCGCATACACACTTGCCTAAGCCCCGCCCTCTATCAAATCTTTTATCTCTACTGACAAAGAGATGACTGATTGCACTACACGCCAACAAAACTACCCTCATTATAATTTATCTAGGTGATGTAAGAGGTCATTAATAAATGATCTTTGACCTTAAGTTCCAATTAAGCTTTAATATGGCCAGTAAGGGTTCTGTGGGAATTTATGTTCCGTCAAACTACAGGGCATGGCTTGTGCGTTCCCATAGCAATCGTcatgaggaaaataatgcacCCGGTTGCCCCTTGGTGCTGAGCTCTTTTTTGTGTTGCCACAGTAATAGAACACAGCTGCAGTTTGCTCTTTGTGATGTCCACTGCTCATTAGAGATGCAGTGCTGTCCCCGCTGGACAACAGCAGTACTGCATCCTGCTTTGAGCGCAGTTACCAAGGCAACTCAACCATTGCCTATGGCTTGGCAGAAAAACAAACTGAACCTACAGAATGAGAACATGGTAATGCTTTGAGACATTCAGAGAGCAAAATGTCTGCTGGGCAATTTTAAAATTGCACTTGAAGAGATCAATTAGACAATCTCTAACAGACACATCTATGCAGGAGATCCCACAGATACCCacatatacactatatataGCCACAATAAGGAATATTAGAAAAGTTTTTTGCTTTTATGAGATTCTTTTTGTGGTTTGACTGTTTAAAACACCTCAGACTGTTCCATTTCTTTAGGTAAAGGGGAAACTGGCTGTTCTGCAGCTGTATTTACTGAATATGAAACCTATTTGCAGACGATTCTTCCTTATGGGCTCTGGAATTGTAATATCTCATTCCTTTGTGTTACGTTACTGAATTAATATGTTACCGTTGAGATTATAGTATGTTCACAATAGCTTTTGACCTCATTGTAGGCCTCAGGGTTCTCATGGGGTTTGTAGCTCTAAACAAGATGAAATTGTAAAAGGTCAGTCGTTCACACCAGCTTAACATTTAACGCGACTGTTTTGATTCCGACAAAGGGGAGTTTTGTTACAGAGATTTGCCTGTTATCCTCAAAGGCATTTTATCAATGAATGTGGATGAATATagggttttttttattactgaatGTGGCACATTTTCAACACGCAAAAACTTTCTCTAGCTGAATTTTATAGATTATCATTGAGTGCACTGATTAAGATATAATACTATACATGACGTGAACAGAACTTAGATGCCCAGCACAAGATTGTAAATagtgtgcatgtttgtgtatGGGTTTTGGAGAGACAATATGTAGAGAGAAGCTATATAGTTTGGATGTTTGTTTCACACGTAAAGTATATTGTCTCTCAACCATTTGAAATGGATCTCATCACATGTACATGAAATGTATGCAACACATCTTATGAGAATTTGTAGAAGAACTAAATCTTTATCAGTGATAACCTTCTGTGACATTGACTGTTTCCATAACTGTTCTAAAATCTTCCTAAGGTGGAAGTGCTAGGAACACTGTGATTGGAGGAGAGGTTTATATTCTCAAGGACATTATCTTTACATTGGGCAATAATGCAGTATTCACTTGGATTGGATCTGTCCATTTGAGTTGCTTGCCTTTACTATGACATCTAAAATCCTCTCCTACAGTTGCACTGTCCTAGAAAATGGCACATTTATTATGTAAAGGGTTCTGAATTCTTGCATAAATGCtgtaatatattaaacacaGAAATCAAAGCTATAATGTGATTTAAATAATGCTCAATATGACCAGTTAATAGTCTCTGAATTGtaaattctataaaataataaattttaaatGCTAAATGATATAAGTGGCTTCTGtggatttattatttttcagaaTGATCCGAGCACTCTGGATTTTATTGTCTGAGAAATTCCTTCTCTGAAtatttgaacatttatttattcattttatttatgtgtttgtttgttgatTGAGTGGTTGCATGTGTGCATTTGATTTCTCATGGACATACAAAGATGGTCCCACCCCAGTGTTGTGCCATAACTTGGTTCATTTGGTCATGAGTTATGATTAAGCCCTTTAGGAACCAAAAATCCCCTTGCATGTAAAAAGTCCCTCTTATCCAATACAACAGAGATTTGTGGTTGTGTCTTTTAGACTTGAGTGCCAGAACTAATTATGCCTGGAAAAATAGTTTACATAGTCTCCAGTGAAAATTCACTATAAGGATCTTTTTTAGTAACCACTCTTTGTTCTAGAAAACTGTCATTTGAAGTCATGCATCTATTATTCCAGTGGGCATGTTCCCCTTGGTGCACCTCTGTCCCAGTTTCTCCAAGTCTCTAGGCAACAAGCTTGTGCTTTTACTGTCAGTCTTTAGACTGTCAGGAAAACCCAGGTGGAATTTGTTGACTTTTTCCCAAcgttttttaatatatgtataataataatttaaacatggACAAATGTGTTAAACACAGCTGAAAGTACCTAAAAGCAAGATGAACATTGAATAAACAACCATGCAAGGAGCAGAGGATGAGTAGATTTTTGTGAATGACTAACATTCCTCTTTTCTGTGAGAGTTCTGCCCTATCTActtccttaaaggattagttcacttgaaaagttcaaatgaaaattaccccaagctttactcaccctcaagccatcctataggtgtatatgactttcttctttctgatgaacacaatcggagttatattaatacaGTACCCTGATGCATAAGctataaaatatctagcttccgtcAGACCACCTTTCGTATTCAACTtgcgaagaaagtgtaaaactctcgcattTCAAAGCGCTTATGCTACGTCGTTTTccttattcaacttatgaaaaaagcttaactgacacaACGTCACTTACtctttcttcctaagttgaatacagaaggcggtctggctgAAGCTAGGTATttcactttataacttgttaaatatggaaatttttcttacacaaacaaatcgcttcacttcagaaggccttaattaaccccccggagccgtgtggagttaATTTTTTCTTTGGATGGATtcactttcttgagctttataccattcactgccattatgaagctcggatgcgtcagaatattaattaatataactctgattgtgttcatcagaaagaagaaagtcatatacacctaggatggcttgagggtgagtaaagattggggtgattttcatttgaaagtgaactaattcttcaATCTTCTTATGATGAGTTTAAAAGTTTTGATAAAAGGAGAGtcagtcaccattcacttttaATACTGTGGCAtgtccttttgtgttccaaagaaaaAATCAGGTCATGATGCTGAGTAAATAACAGaatgaacaatccctttaaaaaAAGGAAATCCTCATGTCACCAAAAACTATTTTTACCCGGCAGGGGGCGCAGGGGAACCTCGAGGAAAATAACTGGAGGATTTAAAGGTAGGTTCTGTGTGGCCATGGAAACGGCTTTACCTGCGACCTGAATGGAGACCCGAGAATAGATCGACTGCTCTATATTTACTGACAGGGAACTCCTTCTCACTTGACATTTATGTGTTTCGTCAATCTTTGATCATTTTTACCATGGAGCCCTTCTAGGAACCGACACAGTTAGACTTTAGCTTTGCTTTGTTGTTTTCTAAGTAGCCCAAATCAAATAATCAGCTCTTACTTTAGATAATAAAAGTTAATATTTTACGTTTTATGGGTGCATATACAACGCATTTATAGAATTAATCATGACTCAAGACTCAAATCGAGGAATCTTGTATTAAAACAGTTCCACCGTGGGGGCTTTTTCgatatttttgttctttttcatTCACTTATATTAATGAGAGAGTGCTTCCGTATATTTCTCAACGCTCAGCTTTACTTGAGGTCAGAATTTGGCCCTGAACCCCCCTACTACAGCCCCGCAGATCAACTCATCTTCACCCACTTCCTAAATCTCGCACACACGCTTCAAAAGGGGTGGAGCTTCTGTCTTATGCTGCTCTGCGATTGGCCAATTTCGCAGTCCATCAGGGCTTGACGCGCTCGCTCTCGAACTCTGTGACCGCGCCCCCGAGGCTCAGCGGCTCGCGGTGGAGAAGGAGAGAGTGTGCGCCTTGTCAGGAGGCACCAACGGTCTGTTCTTACAGGAAAAAACGAGAATATTTCAGCTCATTCATGGCGAAATTAGTTTTGTTCGACGTCCAGAAACATATCCATTCCGGACCGCGGCTCTGACAACGACAGGCGACGCGAATATCCGCAGCTCTCAGAGATTGGAGTTTACCGAGGATATCATAGCAGTTTCGTACTTGGAGGCGCGCGAGTGCCGGTGTCGTCGTCTCCGTGGGCGCCGTTTCGTGCTTTCTGGTGACAGCTGACACTTTTCCGATTTCCGAAGGCCTGATTTGTCTCCCTCCTGTCCGGTTCACCCGGTGTCCCTGTCAGCGCCGGGCCGCCTGCACACTCACCCCGGCGCGGCCTCCCTCCTTGTCGAGTCCCCGACGACGACACAGCTACCTCCCCGGTAGAGCCAGTTACCCACACTCCTCTAAAACACCTGCCGTGTTTGCAACAACCAAAAACAGCGGATCCTAAGAGAAAAAAACGGACAAGAGAGACGCGGATCTGTGCGCTGGTGATACAGACAGACGGAGCTGTCATACAACATATCAACAGCTCTCTGAATTTACATATATTAAGTTTATTCTCGCACGCGATTGGCTTATTCTCTCGTGCACATCCGTTATTAAGGTATTAgacaacaaaacataaaaaatacaaactAATCACGCTTTGTGCAAAGGCAAGGCCTCTTCTGCTAACTCAGATAGCTGCATCGCTAACTCCCAGCCTGGGTTTAATCAGCTTGTAATCTTATTAACTGCACTTTTGACTCCTATTCATCGCTTATTTTGTACCATACGAAACAATAGCGAAGCGATTTTAATTTATAGTTACTGGTTCAACGCACAGTACAGTATCCTTGCCAAGAGATCCATTGATTAAAAGCAGGAGGAAACGGAGCTATCAGCCTTTACTTTCTACTACTCCGCCTGATTAATTCCCACCTTGGGAAACAAAAACCGAAGAATCTTATGTGTTGCGCTGGTTTCAGCTGACCTTTGCTACCAAATTTAACTAAGTCCCTCACGAGCTTCTTGCGCTGCAACCCGCTGCATGTACTGATACGGGAAAGACttgatt of the Megalobrama amblycephala isolate DHTTF-2021 linkage group LG12, ASM1881202v1, whole genome shotgun sequence genome contains:
- the mgll gene encoding monoglyceride lipase — translated: MCVRIRVEPSARNISRLSAAVNHRLRYTGPLTRKVDLISVSSIQPVAGSDAALGGDMPEPEGTRRSPQGVPYTDLPHIVNADGLHLFCRYWEPDSPPKALVFVAHGAGEHCGGYADIAHSLTQHGILVFAHDHVGHGQSEGERMDIKNFQIYIRDSLQHIDIMKGRYPKLPVFIVGHSMGGAISILTACERPQDFAGVVLIAPMVQMNAESATPFKVFLAKILSRLTPKLTLGSIDSKWVSRDPKQVEAYDTDELNYHGGLRISFGMQLMDAAARIERELPNITWPFLLLHGDADKLCDIRGSHLMYNEVKSTDKKLKVYEDAYHALHHDLPEIAESVLKDVKTWILERLPTSDGS